Part of the Anopheles coluzzii chromosome 3, AcolN3, whole genome shotgun sequence genome is shown below.
GTTACGAGTGTCTTGGTAGAAAACCCCAATTTATCATTCTACGCATCCTAAAAGTAATGTGGAAAGGACTCAAAAGTAAATAGTATTGTGCCCACCTGCTTTTTATTATCTCTCCAaccacttcttcttcttcttctatttggcgtaacgtcctacgcggacatgccggcctatacaggttttcgagacttaattcattaccacgcagccggatagtcaatccttgctacggggggactgTCCATTCTGGggttgaacccatgacgggcatgttattgagtcgttcgagatGATGTAccactgtaccacgggaccgcccctacCAACTACTTATCTAGGTCGAATAAATCCAAAACGGTTTAAATAGTGATACAATGATGTGGATCAAGCATTTAACCTGGTGGTCAAATATTGTAAATTTGAGAAAACTTGATACAAATTACCCGTCATCTTAACGTACATTTAGTAAGGTATATTATCATGTTGTATATGTCATGTTGTACACCAATGATAAGAATACTGCATTCCTTAATCATTTGCTCAAAAATTATGCTCAATAGCTGTCTTTGAATTGCGTTaacttttaaataatttatgtttatgcAATTTACTTGTCAACGGGGAACATATATTTTGTTTGTCCTTATCGTATCCAATATCTCAttttcaatcctaaaattcGAAACAACATGTTTAGTAGTTAACTTTGGACAGTTGAGAATAATGCTCCTTTGCTGTCTTCATTTCAGAATCTATGGATAATCCATACTATATAGGGtttttgatcgtatcccatagatttttggttcgttcccataatttattggtattttccgattggatatcaatacggATATCAATGGTGATATGGGAAACGGCCAAATAATCGTGggaacacaccaaacaaatgggaacccaccaaaaattaaTGTGAATAAACTAATAAATCGTGAGCAACCCTTTAAGTTATaaaaaaattttaaattttctgcTGCTTATTAATAAATTAGGATAATAAGTTCCTTCAGTTTTACAAATTTGGTTCAAGCATCATTGATTTATAGATTTCAGTTTTACCTAAAAAAGTGCTATATAGATTTTAGTTTTACCTAATTGCTTTTTACCTAAAAAAGTTAACAATTTGGGTGACTTTACACATTTGAACTACATTTAAGTATCCACTTTCAAGTCGATATTTTGTAAGAACGAAGAAGTCGATCAGTTTTCAAACTCTGATCATGATCCCTAAACCACTTAGTGATTAAAGGACTGTTCTTTTCTTTAAACATTCCATCTAAACTATtaggaactatttcattgaaTCAAAATAATCAATCTTTGCGGAAATCAAATGCTTGTTGCGAGATTTCGTTTTGATTTCAGCCAACACTCCTCATCAGACACTCCAATTGAGCGATTTGGTCCAACACATGATCTCATAGACGCATCACAGTTCACAATCTCCGGAGCACCAAACACGGCATCCCCGGCGATCTCCCATCCACCATCAGTCCGAAAACGGAAATATCGATAGGATGTCCCTGGTGTGCCGTGCTTTCGTTCGCAAAGATTCATTCCCATTCCGTGTCCCACAAGCGGTTCCACAGATCGTGTTTGTCCGATTTTAGCAATCACACAGAAGTTTCCTTTTCCGTCCGAAAATGGCCCAAAAATACGGCGACAAATCTTGTCCGGCCCGACAAGTTggcgtgtgtttgtctgtaTTTTGTATCGAACTGCCTGTCGCGTGGGTGACGGCCTAAAAGAGTGCCTTACATTGCGATGGCGTAGGACGGAATCGGTCGCTGCCTGGGGGCTGCGAAGGGGAAGGAAGCTGCGAAGGCGGGATTGAATGGTTTGGATACGTTACTActtcttttacttcctctTTATCGCTGTCTCTCTCGCGCTTACATTTCTTGGAACCCGTTGGGAGGTGGTAATGTAGTCGATGTCGCCTTCGCACCGGTGACTCGGTGACACGGAGGTGCTGTGTAACCCGATgcaacacactcacgcacCGCACCTTGGCAGCTTTGGGTTGGTGAATCACGCCGGTTTTGTGTTTCTAAATTTggtattctctctctctgtgatgtgatgggtggaaaattcatcgaaaaagggaaattaaaaAGGGCAACATTCGGTGGATGTTTCCGCAGCATCGCGACGTGTTTTAGAACCTTACGGCCACATCCGAAACACAATATATCCCCTCTGCCTGTCCGCCGCCGACGAGAATGCACGCGCCGGGCCGGGATGTTGACGCAACGGAACTAAAAATAGAGCCATTGTTCTTGAAGTTCTTCGCGCATTCCAACGTGCTGCCGTGCTGCCGGCCACTTAAGTGAGAGTGGTCTATCGCTAAGACCGGCGATCACTTCCGTTCCGACGGGATGGGATCTTCTTTCCCGCCGTTTTGCGGGATGCCCTTTGCCGGGAACCGCAATGGGTAAGCAGATCAGATCGATTGCCCGCCGCGGGGTGCGCCGACTTTCGCAACGTACACGCAGCACGGTacgcacacacgtacgcatCGCAGCCCCGGTGGGCTTCATGTTCGGTGCGCGTCATCATACGCGTCGTGGCCGCAAACCGTCGACACACACGTAGGCGTCGCGGGAACACCGCTGCTTCACCGCGACGGCCTTTTCATAATATTTAATTCATGGAGTGAACCGGCGCCGAACTCAGTTCCATCCCGTCCGTCGGCCAGTAAACAAGTGATCTCCTCTACTGCTCCGTGTCCGCGCTCGAAACTGTCCAAGGGCTACCGTgtatgtgcgcgtgtgtgtgcgtgtgtgtatgctggCGTAAACCAGTGCTTAAAACAACATACCGAACCGGCTTCTTCTCGTGCGCGCAGGCGTAAGCGCAccaactctctttctctcgcgcaCGTTATCTCGCGCTCAGCGCAAAACAAGGTGTACAGAGAAAGGGCACGAGGTAAAAGGCATCCCCAACCCCCCGACCGACCGTGGGGAGATTCGTgtgactgtgtgcgtgtgtgtgtgagtgagcggCGGGGTTGTTTCGTTCGCTCAAAAACGCTGCCCTGCATCACGGCACTGTTCAGTTCGTTCGTGCATTCCGGTCCCAGTGCTGCTAGTAGTGTGAccctgtgctgctgctgtctctCTGTTACCCCACTTTGTGCACGGTGTGATCCGACATATCCCCTCCGCACCAACCAAGCACAACGTGATTACCTCATCGCGCATCCGCAAAGTGTGTCAACGCATGGCCGCGCGCAGATGGTTGGAAAAGTGATTCTAGCGCGCTAACTGGCCACGGTTAGTGATAACGGGTGCCATCACGCTATCAGTGCAGTGCAAAAGTGTCGTACAGTGGTGAAAGATAactgaaaaaaacacacccacgCCACAGGGTAATTGAATAATAAGTACGTTAAACGGTAGTGATATTGGTGTGCAATAAGTGATAAAAGTAGAACGCAAAGTGTATCCCGATAAACATGGGGTTGAATAACCGCGACAAGCAGGCAAAGCTGAAAACTCAGAGCCTGCTAGACTCCGAGCGAGCCGGACAGCAAACGGTGACGACGGTAACGGTGGATCATGGTACGGTCGCGATGCCACTGGAGTCGATGGCAACCGTCAGCTCATCGACGGCGAACAACAGCAGTTCGTTCCAGCAGTCGTCATCGCCGTCCTCCTCGACGACCTCGAAGGTCCAGTCCAGTGCAGTGGAAAGTACAGTGCAGCGCAAGTCCTCCGATGGGCGCGTGATCAGTGAAGTGCGTGAGCAAGGCTCCAAGAAGGATGGGCCAAAGTTCAGCACCGTCAGCAGCATGCGCAGTGAGGCTAACCGGGCCAAACAGATCGATAGCTTCATCGAGGAGATACATCACATCGCGAGTGATACGATCGGCTCGACCGCACTGATCGGTGCCCCGGCCGGTATGGAGCTGCCCGCCGGGACGGTCACACAGAAAACGGTGCTGCTCAGTGGTGGTGAAAGTGCGCGCAAGCAATCGTACGTCAGTGAGAGTGTTGGCGGTGGTCATACCACCCTCCAGTCCAGTGTGTCCGGTGATGCTAGTCAGCAGGTGATATCGACCATCGGGCCGAGCAAGATCGAGATCTCGAAAATGGCCCTTGACAGCAGTGCCGTGTCGAGCAGTAGCACCAGCAAAGTCATGCAAAGTAGCAGCAGTGCCATAACGaagcaagagcagcagcaatcatcatcattgtcatCTTCATCGCAGAGTGCGATGCATAGTGAGAAAAATGTGTCCGAATCTAGTGCAATCTCCAGTTCACACAAGTCTGAGTCGAAGCAGAGCAAAAGCTCCCACACgacctcgtcgtcgtcgtcgtcgtcgagcACCAGCAAACTGATGTCGAGTGCTCAAAGCAAGGCTCAGTCTGTGTCGGAAACATTCCAATCGTCCGCACATGGTACGAGCGACAGTGCACAGTCCGGACGACAGACGGATACGCTGTCGATGAACGGTGGTAGACAGTCGCTGTCCACAGTACAGTCATCACACCTGCCGGACCATTCCACGTACGATCAGAAATCATTCCAGCTGGTGGATGGAGATGGCAAGACCCGCCAGCAGCATGACAGCCAGAGCTACTCGATGGCACAGAGTCAAGCGCCGACCACGAAAATCGTGTACGATTCGGCGGGTAATCAGATCACGAGCACTTCCTCCTCGTACCAAGCCGCGCAGGGCTACAGTACCTCCTCGTTCCAGACGGAGTTCTCCGACGGAGTCGATTTGTCGAAGTCGGCCAAGGACAGTTCCGCTGGAACGGCCAAGCTTCGCCAGACGGCGAACAACCAGAATCAAGTGCTGTACGATACAGCGGGCAACCGGATCACGACCACCGGCTCCTCATCGTATCAAGCGGCGCAAGGTTACAGTTCCTCGTCCTTCCAGAGCTCCGAAGCGATGGACTCAAAGTCATCGAAGGACTACATGTCCTCTACCAGTACATCCACGAAGCAGAGTCACAATGTGTCCACTTCCAAGGGTATGACGTCCAGCAGCGCAAAGGACTCTATCATCGACTCAACCACACTGGACAACTACTCGGTGCAGTTGCACGATTCGTCCACCGGTCAGCAACACTCCAACAATATGCTCATGAAAACGGAGTCGGCCCACACCGTGGCCAGCCTTTCGTCGGCACACGACGCACTGGCCAGTACGATCCAGAGCACGCAGCTCATTACGGAATCGGCGAGCGAGGCGCAGCAGCGCCAGCAACACTCCGAGTCGACCAAAACGTACGAAACGTCCTCGCACTATGCGCAGATGGACGAGGAAAGCCGTTCCCGGCGCAAGACGTCCGAGTATCGCGAGCAGCGCGAATCGAATGCCGCCATCCTGAAGCGCAAGATCTACGACGAGCACGGGCGGCGGCTGAACTTGATCGATGAGAAAATTGTGCCGAAAGACATCGTGACGGCGGACCTGCAGGACGACGTGACGAACGTGACCAAAACGTCGTTCGAGGCGAAACTGTTCAACCCGAAGCTGAAGCGATGGGAGCTGGTCGACCAGAAGACGATACTGGAGAAGGACATTACCACCGACATACCGGTGGAGATCGTCCAGGAGCTGGAGGTGGAGCGTCCCGAGCTGGCCAACATCACCACGACGATTCAGATGACGAAGGTTAGTGTTGCTACGCATTGCGGTTGGGTTCTGAAGGTGCTTTTGAACATCACAACTAACATTAATCCCTTAATGTGCTTGTATGTGTAGGTATACGATGCCAAGACCAAGCAGTGGAAAACGATCGATCAGAAGAAGCACATCGATGTGCTGGAAAAGATCACCTTCCTGGAGGAAAGCTCCGGACGCTCGGAGCTGGACGAGTCGGAGCGAACGAAAAACATGAAATCCATGGACATGGTGGTAGGTCTCGATGAAACAAGACACATCTAGATCATTTTAAAAGCTGCATTTTGTACTCGCATTTGTTCTTTCACAGGACCGTGTGACAATCAAGGAGGTGAGCGATCTAAGCGATCAGAAACGAAACCAGATCAACAAAACGTCCAAACGCACAGACCAACAAACCATCCAGGAGCAGTGCATCTGCGAAATCTGTACCTGCGGGTAAGTGTAACAATGAGTGGGGCGACCTCCCTGATGCCCACGTTTTTCTGTCCTCTTATTGGTCTCACGTCTGGCATTCAAACACCCACCAGCGGCATGGGGTACGTTGCATGTCCTTCAAAAGCGTTCAACGCGATCGGAAGAGGAAACTGCAGCGCACAGACGGCGATGCTCGTCCCCCTACTTGGTCGGAATTAATAGCTCCCACTGGTTCACTTCTCCCAATTCCTCCATGTCTCAttcattcccccccccccctcccctgaCCACTTGCCCCCAATCAATGCCGACGACCGTGTGTAAACCTTAAATGGTCAATTGGCAAGATCGCCGTGCTGAGCGTGTTTGCGGTTCGTTTGGTCGCCGTCGTTTCAATTTATGCTCATTTACAATCAACCTACGCGCCTTGCCCGCGATGACATCATCGCGGGTGCTTTGCCACGATTGAGCCCGAGATGCGAGATAGtggtgttgctggtggtggtagttgtgcgATCATCATCGGCAGCGCCCGCTGTCAGCAATGTTGggtgttatttatttagtttgttttggtttgcctCTTGCCACGGATGCTTTCAGCTGTGAGCTCTTTTGATTCTTCTCTTCACACTTCTTCATTGTGTGGCGATTCCCTTTATGTACAGGGTTTCTTATGTATTTTTGACTTTTTGTGATTACAACAAAGCGATGAAATAGGGGtagttgtattttttatttttctaagtaaaatacaaaaacaagaaacatgatgtataaaaaataatttatttcgtCGAGTATTTTTAAACTCATATTTTTATGTATTGGACCAATTTTTCTTGGTCAAAGGCTTTTTTAACGACACCACAATTCTCATGTGCCTCTCAAATATAATCAAAAAGCTTTTATCAAGAGAAACTAGTTCACTTAACCCATACCGGTCATGGAATTGATCCCAATCTCATAAAGGTTTTAGTATTGGTTCCGGAACCATATTTGTCTTGAAACTGTTTTTAAACGTATAACATTCCTGTCCTTGAACTAATCTTATAAAATATTACCCCTGAAACTGATCATGAATCTAAACCTATCCTGAATTTAACTAAGCACTCCCACTGTCTCTAGAGTTGATCCTAACACCATGTCGTTTCCCAAATTAATCTCCAACTAAATCGAATCAATACCGATCCTGGTATGATTCCGGGCACCATTTACACTTCAATGGTTTGATggcggggggggaggggtgctCAGAATCCCTGTACTGGGTCCATATACTTTATGAGTCCCTTCATCCATGGGGCCCCTATATAGCACAGAAGCTCCTGCTGAGAGTACTGTACACATTGTTCTATATGCTGGAATTACCATACACTGGGCCCCTACATTGACGGGGtcccccgcggccgctcagtccgcgcaccgttaaatccgccactgggtTTAGGTACTTAGgcgaaagcggggcaaaatgggcatgtggggcaaaatgggcaccctctatttaagcattttttgactacaaagatactttgcaatgctcaaaatgtattcattagagtgttctattaacaccatgtaagtttcataacccttacataacaaataacgaagaaaaatgcaaaataaggtttagtagcatattgatgtaatttttgccacttcgaaaataagcttaaaccagtgtcacagggatgcgttgaagttttacacGATATGTTTTTagagatatgatatttctatacaatttgtctgaagaaagcaaggcgattgaatgcgtatttttactaatataacaaaaattacaaaaatgcttcacgtggggcaaaatggacagttacacttggggcaaaatgggcagatgcttttgacacAGCTTCTAAAGATTCGaatttgtagatttaaacgtgtaaaaactgttgtaattttgataacatatttttgtaagaattttaagggcttttctgaccagcaaaacaaaagatagaacgaaaatacatttcacgaaacgtgcgcaaaagcatagaccattacctaagcgcagttgttgtggcccattttgccccagtgtGTTGACGTTTCACACTTTGTTTACatgtgcccattttgccccagggctatgcccattttactaTTTTGTCAAAAAAGCTTCTCGAAAAACATCAACTtgtattttacattattttaatgtttttaagttgttttcattctacgtggcaattttaatccatagataaatggtggagacatacaataatgaaagagaTCATTTAGCCCCGCTTTCTCCTACGTGAGTAACTGATTCCGCTACCATATTTGTCAATGAAACATTTCCGGCATCTGTTTTAAATATTCAGCGCAGTTTTCCGATTAATTAGCCAGCACATAACttactattttttaaaaattataaattaattgTGTATATCCTTTTATGAACTTCACATTTCAGACGGCATAACTGCTACAACTGTGGAGGAGGTACTGCAACGACACAAACTAAATCCTCAAAATATACTGCCACGAGCAATTCGGAAAATGTTTACCATCAAGGTAAATTTAATCCAGATATAAACTGTATGTGCactataattatttttattattttcttcttttagaAAATTTCACATCAGAGCTCAGTGCGCAAGCAACGTCGGGAAGACGAGGAACATGGACAATAGAAGATGCAGAAGATCATCTGAATCGAAGGGAATCGTACACGATTGAACATAGCAGCACCGCAAACGAAACATCGGAACGCAGACTCACGTGGACGAAGGATGATTTGGAAAAGGTTGATGTCACGAAGCTTAAAGCTGACTACATGCGACCAAAACCAATCAAGCATGAAGATAATCTCAAGCCCGAAGGAGCATTTACGGTGCCGGAACGAGCAGGATACACCCCAGGGGAGCGTGTCAAGCCGATAAAACCCGATGACAACCTTCGTCCAGAGGGCGAGTTCTCTACTCCAGAGAAGCTTCAGTACAGACCGGCCGAGCGTCCAAAGCAGGTTCGACCTGAGGATAACCTCAGACCGGAAGGAGACTTCGAGAAACCTGAGAAGCCTCAATACAGACCGGCCGAGCGTCCGAAACAGATCAAACCTGAGGATAACCTGCGTACTGAGGGAGAGTTCCAGGCTCCTGAGCGTCCAGAGTATCGTCCTGGAGAGCGACCGAAGCCTGTGCGTCACGATGATAATCTTCGTCCCGAGGGAGACTTCGAGCGTCCCGAGAAATCACCATTCCGACCAGCCGAGCGACCGAAGCAGGTTCGTCCTGAGGACAATCTTCGTCCAGAGGGCGATTTCTCTACTCCAGAGAAGCTTCAGTACAGACCGGCCGAGCGTCCAAAGCAGGTTCGACCTGAGGATAACCTCAGACCGGAAGGAGAGTTCGAGAAACCTGAGAAGCCTCAATACAGACCGGCCGAGCGTCCGAAACAGATCAAACCTGAGGATAACCTGCGTACTGAGGGAGAGTTCCAGGCTCCTGAGCGTCCAGAGTATCGTCCTGGAGAAAGACCGAAGCCTGTGCGTCACGATGATAATCTTCGTCCCGAGGGAGACTTCGAGCGTCCCGAGAAATCACCATTCCGACCAGCCGAGCGACCGAAGCAGGTTCGTCCTGAGGACAATCTTCGTCCAGAGGGCGATTTCTCTACTCCAGAGAAGCCTCAGTACAGACCGGCCGAGCGACCGAAGCAGATTCGACCTGAGGATAACCTCAGACCGGAAGGAGAGTTCGAGAAGCCTGAGAAGCCTCAGTACAGACCGGCCGAGCGTCCGAAGCAGATCAAACCTGAAGATAACCTGCGTACTGAGGGAGAGTTCCAGGCTCCTGAGCGTCCAGAGTATCGTCCTGGAGAGCGTCCGAAGCCTGTGCGTCACGATGATAATCTTCGTCCCGAGGGAGACTTCGAGCGTCCCGAGAAATCTCCATTCCGACCAGCCGAGCGACCGAAGCAGGTTCGTCCTGAGGACAATCTTCGTCCAGAGGGCGAGTTCTCTACTCCAGAGAAGCCTCAGTATAGACCGGCCGAGCGTCCGAAGCAGGTTCGACCTGAGGATAACCTCAGACCGGAAGGAGAGTTCGAGAAGCCTGAGAAGCCTCAGTACAGACCGGCCGAGCGTCCGAAGCAGATTAAACCTGAGGATAACCTGCGCACTGAGGGAGAGTTCCAGGCTCCTGAGCGTCCAGAGTATCGTCCTGGAGAGCGACCGAAGCCTGTGCGTCACGATGATAATCTTCGTCCCGAGGGAGACTTCGAGCGTCCCGAGAAATCACCATTCCGACCAGCCGAGCGACCGAAGCAGGTTCGTCCTGAGGACAATCTTCGTCCAGAAGGCGATTTCTCTACTCCAGAGAAGCCTCAGTACAGACCGGCCGAGCGTCCAAAACAGGTTCGTCCTCAAGATAACCTCAAGCCCGAAGGTGATTTCGAACGACCTCAGCCTACGATTGTAGGAAAGGCCGAGAGAGCTCAGATTGTTCGTCACGAGGACAATCTGTATATGGAAGGCAACTTCGAACGTACTGAGAAAACGGTTTACATATCTGGCGAGCGACCGAAGCCCATAAGACCTGATGATAATCTTCGTCCTGAGGGAGACTTCGAGCGCCCCGAGAAATCACCATTCCGACCAGCCGAGCGACCGAAGCAGGTTCGTCCTGAGGACAATCTTCGTCCAGAGGGCGAGTTCTCTACTCCAGAGAAGCCTCAGTACAGACCGGCCGAGCGTCCGAAGCAGATTCGACCTGAGGATAACCTCAGACCGGAAGGAGAGTTCGAGAAGCCTGAGAAGCCTCAGTACAGACCGGCCGAGCGTCCGAAGCAGATCAAACCTGAAGATAACCTGCATACTGAAGGAGAGTTCCAGACTCCTGAGCGTCCAGAGTATCGTCCTGGAGAGCGACCGAAGCCCATAAGACCTGATGATAATCTTCGTCCTGAAGGAGACTTCGAGCGTCCCGAGAAATCTCCATTCCGACCAGCCGAGCGACCGAAGCAGGTTCGTCCTGAAGACAACCTTCGTCCCGAGGGCGAGTTCTCTACTCCAGAGAAGCCTCAGTACAAATCGGCCGAGCGACCGAAGCAGGTTCGTCCTCAAGATAACCTCAGACCGGAAGGAGAGTTCGAGAAGCCTGAGAAGCCTCAGTACAGACCGGCCGAGCGTCCGAAGCAGATCAAACCTGAGGATAATCTGCGCACTGAGGGTGAGTTCCAGACTCCTGAGCGTCCAGAGTATCGTCCTGGAGAGCGACCGAAGCCTGTGCGTCACGATGATAATCTTCGTCCCGAGGGAGACTTCGAGCGTCCCGAAAAATCTCCATTCCGACCAGCCGAGCGACCGAAGCAGGTTCGTCCTGAAGACAATCTTCGTCCAGAGGGCGAGTTCTCTACTCCAGAGAAGCCTCAGTATAGACCGGCCGAGCGTCCGAAGCAGGTTCGTCCTCAAGATAACCTCAAGCCCGAAGGTGATTTCGAACGACCTCAGCCTACGATTGTAGGAAAGGCCGAGAGAGCTCAGATTGTTCGTCACGAGGGCAATCTGTATATGGAAGGCAACTTCGAACGTACTGAGAAAACGGTTTACATATCTGGCGAGCGACCGAAGCCCATAAGACCTGATGATAATCTTCGTCCCGAGGGAGACTTCGAGCGTCCCGAGAAATCTCCATTCCGACCAGCCGAGCGACCGAAGCAGGTTCGTCCTGAGGACAATCTTCGTCCAGAGGGCGAGTTCTCTACTCCAGAGAAGCCTCAGTACAGACCGGCCGAGCGACCGAAGCAGGTTCGACCTGAGGATAACCTCAGACCGGAAGGAGAGTTCGAGAAGCCTGAGAAGCCTCAGTACAGACCGGCCGAGCGTCCGAAGCAGATCAAACCTGAAGATAACCTGCGTACTGAAGGAGAGTTCCAGGCTCCTGAGCGTCCAGAGTATCGTCCTGGGGAACGACCGAAGCCTGTGCGTCACGATGATAATCTTCGTCCCGAGGGAGACTTCGAGCGTCCCGAGAAATCTCCATTCCGACCAGCCGAGCGACCGAAGCAGGTTCGTCCTGAGGACAATCTTCGTCCAGAGGGCGATTTCTCTACTCCAGAGAAGCCTCAGTATAGACCGGCCGAGCGACCGAAGCAGGTTCGTCCTCAAGATAACCTCAAGCCCGAAGGTGATTTCGAACGACCTCAGCCTACGATTGTAGGAAAGGCCGAGAGAGCTCAGATAGTTCGTCACGAGGACAATCTGTACATGGAAGGCAACTTCGAACGTACTGAGAAAACGGTTTACATATCTGGCGAGCGACCGAAGCCCATAAGACCTGATGATAATCTTCGTCCCGAGGGAGACTTCGAGCGTCCCGAGAAATCACCATTCCGACCAGCCGAGCGACCGAAGCAGGTTCGTCCTGAGGACAATCTTCGTCCAGAGGGCGATTTCTCTACTCCAGAGAAGCCTCAGTATAGACCGGCCGAGCGTCCGAAGCAGGTTCGTCCTCAAGATAACCTCAAGCCCGAAGGTGATTTCGAACGACCTCAGCCTACGATTGTAGGAAAGGCCGAGAGAGCTCAGATAGTTCGTCACGAGGACAATCTGTACATGGAAGGCAACTTCGAACGTACTGAGAAAACGGTTTACATATCTGGCGAGCGACCGAAGCCCATAAGACCTGATGATAATCTTCGTCCCGAGGGAGACTTCGAGCGTCCCGAGAAATCACCATTCCGACCAGCCGAGCGACCGAAGCAGGTTCGTCCTGAAGACAATCTTCGTCCAGAGGGCGAGTTCTCTACTCCAGAG
Proteins encoded:
- the LOC120958519 gene encoding serine-rich adhesin for platelets isoform X39, whose protein sequence is MGLNNRDKQAKLKTQSLLDSERAGQQTVTTVTVDHGTVAMPLESMATVSSSTANNSSSFQQSSSPSSSTTSKVQSSAVESTVQRKSSDGRVISEVREQGSKKDGPKFSTVSSMRSEANRAKQIDSFIEEIHHIASDTIGSTALIGAPAGMELPAGTVTQKTVLLSGGESARKQSYVSESVGGGHTTLQSSVSGDASQQVISTIGPSKIEISKMALDSSAVSSSSTSKVMQSSSSAITKQEQQQSSSLSSSSQSAMHSEKNVSESSAISSSHKSESKQSKSSHTTSSSSSSSSTSKLMSSAQSKAQSVSETFQSSAHGTSDSAQSGRQTDTLSMNGGRQSLSTVQSSHLPDHSTYDQKSFQLVDGDGKTRQQHDSQSYSMAQSQAPTTKIVYDSAGNQITSTSSSYQAAQGYSTSSFQTEFSDGVDLSKSAKDSSAGTAKLRQTANNQNQVLYDTAGNRITTTGSSSYQAAQGYSSSSFQSSEAMDSKSSKDYMSSTSTSTKQSHNVSTSKGMTSSSAKDSIIDSTTLDNYSVQLHDSSTGQQHSNNMLMKTESAHTVASLSSAHDALASTIQSTQLITESASEAQQRQQHSESTKTYETSSHYAQMDEESRSRRKTSEYREQRESNAAILKRKIYDEHGRRLNLIDEKIVPKDIVTADLQDDVTNVTKTSFEAKLFNPKLKRWELVDQKTILEKDITTDIPVEIVQELEVERPELANITTTIQMTKVYDAKTKQWKTIDQKKHIDVLEKITFLEESSGRSELDESERTKNMKSMDMVDRVTIKEVSDLSDQKRNQINKTSKRTDQQTIQEQCICEICTCGRHNCYNCGGGTATTQTKSSKYTATSNSENVYHQENFTSELSAQATSGRRGTWTIEDAEDHLNRRESYTIEHSSTANETSERRLTWTKDDLEKVDVTKLKADYMRPKPIKHEDNLKPEGAFTVPERAGYTPGERVKPIKPDDNLRPEGEFSTPEKLQYRPAERPKQVRPEDNLRPEGDFEKPEKPQYRPAERPKQIKPEDNLRTEGEFQAPERPEYRPGERPKPVRHDDNLRPEGDFERPEKSPFRPAERPKQVRPEDNLRPEGEFSTPEKPQYRPAERPKQVRPEDNLRPEGEFEKPEKPQYRPAERPKQIKPEDNLRTEGEFQAPERPEYRPGERPKPVRHDDNLRPEGDFERPEKSPFRPAERPKQVRPEDNLRPEGEFSTPEKPQYRPAERPKQIRPEDNLRPEGEFEKPEKPQYRPAERPKQIKPEDNLHTEGEFQTPERPEYRPGERPKPIRPDDNLRPEGDFERPEKSPFRPAERPKQVRPEDNLRPEGDFSTPEKPQYRPAERPKQVRPEDNLRPEGEFEKPEKPQYRPAERPKQIKPEDNLRTEGEFQAPERPEYRPGERPKPVRHDDNLRPEGDFERPEKSPFRPAERPKQVRPEDNLRPEGDFSTPEKPQYRPAERPKQVRPEDNLRPEGDFEKPEKPQFRPAERPKQIKPEDNLRTEGEFQAPERPEYRPGERPKPVRHDDNLRPEGDFERPEKSPFRPAERPKQVRPEDNLKPEGSFEKPEKPQYRPAERPKQVKPLDNLRPEGDFERPKPTPVGKPDRAQIVKHEDNLRVEGNFERVEKTVFVAGERPKPIKPDDNLRPEGDFMTPEKQQFRPAERPKQIKPQDNLRPEGDFERPQKSPIGPGERPKPIRHDDNLRPEGSFERPEKATFKPAERPKQIRPEDNLRTEGEFEKPEKPQFRPAERPKQVKPQDNLQIEGDYNTFKEYTEQKQRKEAILKEVHEPGIADGAVLVTTQTVTTILKGEKKQPTGRQVTSNEVHDHATRSESESFTHSHSQHQQQHHTSEQVSSSTAINRAQRIEASTNERDQTTSQRSATKHSQSIHDVSGRNVAESITNHSQHHVVNGKTVVGGMTEHQSHSSHSLKSSSSSSKVHQTSSSTMQQHSSAIKSSSSSSSSSNTHQHQDSLHQLQHGETRHTRTNGTIVTGDDGGPLPGGVQHHTREQMTGSQVSSSSSKVVIDGKVVTDKSASSKLASEKLAIDGVVVTDKSFVERQKTGFDGMESISNVQTTGQNVHGATSSNLQDTTSTSTGSHSSTKTQSQTRSTNNIIHAESSTNGHPVGRRNGSLTTSSQAGSGQMAETQVKKLIGGKWVTKTIKTESKSFAQDHHQHEAVHGDSKMVHSDHVARQQHQTQSAGTEMHSHSISTSSSSVSKSQSSSTIVSDKTVQRGVRETTVSAGSPSGRPAAGARGGSSIVLGESTIDSSSSKRQQTSTTTKLIGGKLVHVTNASDSNNNSSAGKASAQNASNAHHSSLQEQLSSQTASSTSTASNVMKSSRTSESSTTRNTSTIGQQSSTSQQQQQQYNRKNTFASSENVNNSILCRPAQTSTATTTQHAANGVAGGMSVSGSIQRKSISNLNDSAMYSTTNRTSYSSLHRRGKESAESRMQDYVKTLETGTITNRTVRGQPCPPPTLASTGLSNSSSTATASSSTSMSAANQKSLRDYHSAMNVTRSSSTKANASSISFGDDKFHGTSSYKVQYIQQHEGRCPAAAHDNMKLSKVTKQHTYYVRDKK